One region of Limnospira fusiformis SAG 85.79 genomic DNA includes:
- a CDS encoding TIGR02450 family Trp-rich protein — translation MPKKTKFPYLVGSKWTATQKTWGWRHFQVVNRKNQGQLVFAELVASCDPTVRFWLNAKQLKDRNLWEPGWQSTQELDDGD, via the coding sequence ATGCCAAAAAAGACAAAATTTCCCTATCTGGTGGGTTCTAAATGGACGGCTACCCAAAAAACTTGGGGATGGCGACATTTTCAGGTGGTTAACCGTAAAAATCAGGGTCAGTTGGTTTTTGCGGAGTTGGTGGCTTCCTGTGACCCGACAGTTAGATTTTGGTTGAATGCTAAACAGCTTAAAGATCGTAATCTGTGGGAACCTGGGTGGCAGTCTACCCAAGAACTTGATGATGGAGACTGA
- a CDS encoding gas vesicle protein K: protein MSSPEETALVPKSSGKDAGLAPLLLTVVELIRQLMEAQVIRRMEADTLTDEELDRAAESLRKLEAQVLDLCEIFDIDPADLNIELSELGSLLPKSGGYYPGVSLGNPSILELLDRLLNTGIVVEGSVDLGLAQINLIHAKLRLVLTSKPLL, encoded by the coding sequence GTGTCAAGTCCAGAAGAAACAGCCTTGGTTCCCAAATCATCTGGTAAGGATGCAGGTTTAGCCCCCCTACTCCTTACCGTGGTTGAATTAATCCGCCAGCTGATGGAAGCGCAAGTTATCCGGCGCATGGAAGCTGATACCCTAACAGATGAAGAACTTGACCGCGCGGCCGAAAGTCTGCGTAAATTGGAGGCGCAGGTGTTGGACCTCTGCGAAATTTTTGATATCGACCCAGCAGACTTGAATATCGAACTGTCGGAGTTGGGTTCCCTTCTCCCTAAGTCCGGTGGCTATTACCCAGGGGTGTCCTTGGGAAATCCCTCGATCTTGGAACTTCTCGATCGCCTTCTGAATACGGGTATAGTAGTAGAGGGAAGTGTTGATCTGGGTTTAGCCCAAATTAACCTGATTCATGCCAAGCTGAGATTGGTGCTAACATCAAAGCCTCTATTATAG
- a CDS encoding GvpL/GvpF family gas vesicle protein, translating into MSYSLYLYGILPKTKLKSWHLQGLDNQPVYTHEIDGFIFLYSEAQQERYLASRRNLLGHEKVLEAMMQEGYRTILPLQFGLIVSDWDAVAKQLVNPYHERLKELFVKLEGNREVGVKVFWNETAELNALMEENQDLRERRDRLEGQPLSMDEVIAIGREIESNILDRENEIITAFQDGLIPLALDYVENESMTDLMIYNAAYLIPWNSEEKFSQKVEEIDNYFPKRLRIRYNNFTAPYNFTQLD; encoded by the coding sequence ATGAGTTACAGTCTGTATTTATACGGAATTTTACCGAAAACTAAGCTGAAGTCTTGGCATTTGCAAGGCTTAGATAATCAGCCAGTTTATACTCATGAAATTGATGGGTTTATTTTTCTGTATTCCGAGGCGCAACAGGAACGGTATTTGGCCAGCCGCAGGAATTTGCTAGGTCATGAAAAGGTGTTAGAAGCCATGATGCAGGAGGGATATAGGACGATACTACCTTTGCAATTTGGCTTGATTGTTTCTGATTGGGATGCGGTAGCTAAACAGTTAGTTAATCCTTATCATGAAAGACTGAAAGAACTGTTCGTTAAGTTGGAGGGTAATCGCGAGGTGGGGGTGAAGGTTTTTTGGAATGAAACCGCTGAACTTAATGCTTTAATGGAGGAAAATCAAGACCTGAGAGAAAGACGCGATCGCCTGGAAGGTCAACCCCTCAGTATGGATGAAGTGATTGCTATTGGTCGGGAGATAGAGTCAAACATTTTAGACCGCGAAAATGAGATTATCACCGCTTTTCAAGATGGCTTAATTCCCCTGGCTTTAGATTATGTAGAAAATGAATCGATGACGGATTTAATGATTTATAACGCCGCCTATTTAATTCCTTGGAATAGTGAAGAAAAGTTTAGTCAGAAGGTGGAGGAAATCGACAATTACTTTCCCAAACGGCTGAGGATTCGCTATAATAATTTTACAGCCCCCTATAATTTCACACAACTTGATTAA
- a CDS encoding gas vesicle protein GvpG encodes MVLRLLLAPLTAPLDGIVWIGEQILERADAELDDKENLNKRLLALQLAYDMGDISEEDFEEEEEQLLREIIALEESQQQSELASDDDE; translated from the coding sequence ATGGTTTTACGATTATTACTCGCCCCTCTGACCGCTCCCCTGGATGGTATTGTATGGATAGGTGAACAAATCTTAGAACGCGCTGATGCTGAACTAGACGATAAAGAAAATTTAAATAAGCGTCTTTTGGCTCTTCAATTAGCCTATGATATGGGCGATATTTCAGAGGAAGATTTCGAGGAAGAAGAGGAACAGTTATTACGAGAAATTATCGCCCTAGAAGAGTCTCAGCAACAGTCGGAGTTGGCATCAGATGATGATGAATAA
- a CDS encoding glycoside hydrolase family 13 protein — protein sequence MTIYTPDWVKHSVFYQIFPDRFAQNQLPRPSVISHPKWEDWHKPPTLQGYKGGNLWGVIEHLDYLQDLGINAIYFTPIFQSASNHRYHTHDYYQVDPILGGNPALRELIDAAHSRHIKIVLDGVFNHASRGFFFFNDILENGPHSPWLDWFKVENWPLSAYDGSQPANYVGWMNNRALPEFNHEHPDVREYIMAIAEYWINFGIDGWRLDVPFEIETPGFWQEFRSRVKAGNPEAYIVGEVWTDARQWLDGSQFDGVMNYLFTGPTIAFTAQSRVRRELVEAPSYYPYPPLSAAEYSSKIQELLALYPWEIQLTQLNLLNSHDVARLITIVQEDQASVKLATLLLLTFPGAPSIYYGDEVGLPGEFDPDCRRGFPPQEQWDLDLLEYHKNLITLRHKYPALRIGTYQVLFAQDLVYSFARILTTNSPEGQEELIITVNSSLESATINIPVPQLTTKPERVVYGNCTARWLNLEGENHLELILPPRSGCILANR from the coding sequence ATGACAATTTACACTCCAGACTGGGTAAAACATTCGGTATTTTATCAAATTTTTCCTGACCGTTTTGCCCAAAACCAATTACCTCGACCCTCAGTTATTAGTCATCCTAAGTGGGAAGATTGGCACAAACCACCCACTTTGCAGGGGTATAAAGGCGGTAACTTGTGGGGGGTAATTGAACACCTCGACTATCTGCAAGATTTGGGGATTAATGCGATTTATTTTACCCCCATATTTCAATCAGCCAGTAACCATCGCTACCATACCCATGACTATTATCAAGTTGACCCGATTTTAGGCGGTAATCCAGCCCTGCGAGAATTGATAGATGCTGCCCATAGTCGCCATATTAAAATCGTCCTAGATGGGGTTTTTAACCATGCTAGTCGAGGCTTTTTCTTCTTTAATGATATCCTAGAAAATGGCCCTCACTCTCCTTGGTTAGACTGGTTTAAGGTGGAAAACTGGCCTCTGTCTGCCTATGATGGTAGTCAACCCGCCAATTATGTCGGTTGGATGAATAACCGGGCTTTACCGGAATTTAATCATGAGCATCCCGATGTGCGTGAATATATTATGGCGATCGCCGAATATTGGATTAACTTTGGTATAGACGGCTGGCGTTTAGACGTTCCTTTTGAAATAGAAACACCCGGATTTTGGCAAGAATTTCGCAGTCGTGTCAAAGCCGGTAACCCGGAAGCCTATATCGTCGGAGAAGTGTGGACAGATGCCCGTCAGTGGCTCGATGGCAGCCAATTTGATGGCGTAATGAACTATCTATTTACCGGACCTACCATCGCCTTTACAGCCCAATCCAGAGTCCGTAGAGAATTAGTAGAAGCGCCTTCTTATTATCCCTATCCTCCCCTTTCCGCCGCCGAATATAGCAGTAAAATCCAGGAACTTCTTGCTCTCTATCCTTGGGAGATTCAACTCACCCAACTTAACCTACTTAATAGCCACGATGTCGCCCGTTTAATTACCATAGTTCAGGAAGATCAAGCCAGCGTTAAACTCGCTACCTTACTATTATTAACCTTCCCGGGCGCTCCCAGTATATATTATGGTGATGAAGTCGGTTTACCAGGAGAATTTGACCCCGATTGTCGTCGTGGTTTCCCGCCCCAAGAACAATGGGATTTAGACTTACTAGAATACCACAAAAATCTCATCACCCTCCGCCATAAATACCCGGCTCTCAGAATCGGGACTTATCAAGTTCTCTTCGCCCAAGATCTAGTTTATAGCTTTGCCAGAATTTTAACCACCAATTCCCCGGAAGGTCAGGAAGAATTAATCATCACAGTTAATAGTAGCTTAGAATCTGCTACAATTAATATACCAGTTCCCCAACTCACCACTAAACCTGAAAGAGTTGTCTATGGAAATTGTACCGCCCGCTGGCTTAATTTAGAGGGAGAGAATCATCTGGAACTGATATTACCCCCTCGCAGTGGTTGTATTCTAGCCAACCGTTAA
- a CDS encoding Uma2 family endonuclease, which translates to MVQQVSPTVIYPDSDGQPMAENTQQFQWIVVIKENLEILFANRPDVFVAGDLLWYPVEGDNKTRQAPDAMVAIGRPKGHRGSYRQWEEDNIAPQVVFEILSPGNRLAEMNRKFKFYERYGVEEYYIYDPERLDLAGWRRGESELKMIEEMSGWVSPRLQIRFEFPPTGLELYYPDGRRFLTSVELHQQAQAAQQQAQAAQQQAQAAQQQAQAAQRQAEAAQQQAQESEQLARRAEEELAAEKLRSQRLAEQLKRLGIDPDSAS; encoded by the coding sequence ATGGTTCAACAAGTTTCCCCAACCGTAATTTATCCAGACAGTGACGGACAGCCGATGGCAGAAAATACCCAGCAATTCCAGTGGATTGTGGTAATTAAAGAAAACTTAGAAATTTTGTTCGCCAATCGGCCTGATGTGTTCGTGGCGGGAGATTTACTCTGGTATCCGGTGGAAGGAGATAATAAAACCCGTCAAGCCCCCGATGCCATGGTAGCCATAGGCAGGCCGAAAGGTCATCGAGGTTCCTATCGGCAGTGGGAGGAAGATAATATAGCGCCCCAGGTGGTGTTTGAAATTCTCTCACCGGGGAATCGTTTGGCGGAGATGAACCGGAAATTTAAGTTTTATGAGCGTTATGGGGTGGAAGAATATTATATATATGACCCGGAGCGTTTGGATTTGGCGGGATGGCGGCGTGGTGAGAGTGAGTTAAAAATGATTGAGGAAATGTCTGGTTGGGTGAGTCCTCGCCTCCAGATTCGCTTTGAATTTCCGCCCACGGGTTTAGAGTTATATTATCCCGATGGTCGTCGTTTTTTGACTTCTGTAGAGTTACACCAACAAGCCCAAGCAGCACAGCAGCAAGCCCAAGCAGCACAGCAGCAAGCCCAAGCAGCACAGCAGCAAGCCCAAGCAGCACAGCGACAGGCGGAAGCAGCACAGCAGCAAGCTCAAGAGTCAGAACAACTGGCGCGGCGGGCGGAAGAAGAATTAGCGGCGGAAAAATTGCGATCGCAACGTCTCGCCGAACAGCTAAAACGCTTAGGCATTGACCCCGATTCAGCTTCCTGA
- a CDS encoding Uma2 family endonuclease, producing the protein MIQQVSPTVIYPDSDGQPMAENTQQFQWIVVIKENLEILFANRPDVFVAGDLLWYPVEGDNKTRQAPDAMVAIGRPKGHRGSYRQWEEDNIAPQVVFEILSPGNRLAEMNRKFKFYERYGVEEYYIYDPERLDLAGWRRGESELKMIEEMSGWVSPRLQIRFEFPPTGLELYYPDGRRFLTSVELHQQAEAAQQQAEAAQQQAQAAQRQAEAAQQQAQESEQLARRAEEELAEEKVRSQRLAEQLKRLGIDPDSAS; encoded by the coding sequence ATGATTCAACAAGTTTCCCCAACCGTAATTTATCCAGACAGTGACGGACAGCCGATGGCAGAAAATACCCAGCAATTCCAGTGGATTGTGGTAATTAAAGAAAACTTAGAAATTTTGTTCGCCAATCGGCCTGATGTGTTCGTGGCGGGAGATTTACTCTGGTATCCGGTGGAAGGAGATAATAAAACCCGTCAAGCCCCCGATGCCATGGTAGCCATAGGCAGGCCGAAAGGTCATCGAGGTTCCTATCGGCAGTGGGAGGAAGATAATATAGCGCCCCAGGTGGTGTTTGAAATTCTCTCACCGGGGAATCGTTTGGCGGAGATGAACCGGAAATTTAAGTTTTATGAGCGTTATGGGGTGGAAGAATATTATATATATGACCCGGAGCGTTTGGATTTGGCGGGATGGCGGCGTGGTGAGAGTGAGTTAAAAATGATTGAGGAAATGTCTGGTTGGGTGAGTCCTCGCCTCCAGATTCGCTTTGAATTTCCGCCCACGGGTTTAGAGTTATATTATCCCGATGGTCGTCGTTTTTTGACTTCTGTAGAGTTACACCAACAAGCGGAAGCGGCACAGCAACAAGCGGAAGCCGCACAGCAGCAAGCCCAAGCAGCACAGCGACAGGCGGAAGCAGCACAGCAGCAAGCTCAAGAGTCAGAACAACTGGCGCGGCGGGCGGAAGAAGAATTAGCCGAGGAAAAAGTGCGATCGCAACGTCTCGCCGAACAGCTAAAACGCTTAGGCATTGACCCCGATTCAGCTTCCTGA
- the fmdA gene encoding formamidase: MPQTLFKVDLTKPMSEQEMPGHNRWHPDIPAVVSVNPGDIFRIECKDWTDGQIKNNDSPDDVRDVDLSVVHVLSGPIYVNGAQPGDILVVDILDIGALQGDEWGFTGIFARENGGGFLTDHFPNAAKAIWDLQGIYTSSRHIPGVRFAGITHPGLIGCAPSYELLMQWNKRERELVETGGPVWKPEIPPLAALPNPENAVLGTLTGSEFERVAAEAARTVPPREHGGNCDIKNLSRGSRIYFPVYVEGAKLSMGDIHFSQGDGEISFCGAIEMSGYIDLHVDLIKGGVEKYAMVNPIFKPGPVEPRYSEYLVFEGISVDEFTGKQYYLDAHVSYRRACLNAIAYLQKFGFTGEQAYLLLSSAPVEGRISGIVDIPNACCTVAIPTEIFDRNILPT, from the coding sequence ATGCCGCAAACACTATTTAAAGTTGATCTAACTAAACCAATGTCGGAACAAGAAATGCCGGGACATAATCGCTGGCATCCAGACATTCCGGCGGTGGTTTCTGTTAATCCGGGAGACATTTTTCGGATTGAATGCAAGGACTGGACAGACGGACAAATCAAAAATAATGATAGTCCCGACGACGTTCGAGATGTAGATCTAAGTGTGGTTCACGTTCTCAGTGGGCCGATTTATGTAAACGGTGCCCAACCAGGAGATATTTTAGTTGTAGATATTCTGGATATTGGTGCATTACAGGGAGATGAATGGGGCTTTACGGGAATTTTTGCGCGGGAAAATGGGGGTGGTTTTCTAACTGATCATTTTCCGAATGCAGCTAAAGCTATTTGGGATTTACAGGGAATTTATACGAGTTCTCGCCATATTCCGGGAGTACGTTTTGCGGGTATTACTCACCCTGGATTAATTGGCTGTGCGCCTTCCTATGAACTGTTGATGCAGTGGAATAAACGGGAAAGGGAATTAGTAGAAACAGGGGGTCCGGTTTGGAAACCAGAAATTCCACCTCTGGCGGCTTTACCCAACCCAGAAAATGCGGTTTTGGGAACATTAACTGGGTCGGAATTTGAGCGGGTGGCGGCGGAAGCAGCGCGGACGGTTCCACCTCGGGAACATGGCGGAAACTGCGATATTAAGAATTTGTCGCGGGGGTCGCGGATTTATTTTCCGGTGTATGTAGAGGGGGCGAAATTGTCTATGGGAGATATTCATTTTTCCCAGGGAGATGGGGAAATTTCGTTTTGTGGCGCTATTGAAATGTCGGGATATATCGACCTCCATGTTGATCTGATTAAAGGAGGGGTGGAAAAGTATGCAATGGTGAATCCGATTTTTAAACCTGGTCCGGTGGAACCTCGCTATTCGGAGTATTTGGTATTTGAGGGAATTTCGGTTGATGAGTTTACTGGGAAACAGTATTATTTGGATGCTCATGTTTCCTATCGTCGGGCTTGTTTGAATGCGATCGCATATTTGCAAAAGTTTGGATTTACGGGAGAACAGGCTTATTTGCTATTGAGTTCAGCCCCGGTAGAAGGTCGAATTAGTGGTATTGTGGATATTCCGAATGCTTGTTGTACCGTGGCAATACCAACGGAGATTTTTGATCGCAATATTTTGCCAACTTAG
- a CDS encoding Uma2 family endonuclease: MVQQVSPTVIYPDSDGQPMAENTQQFQWIVVIKENLEILFANRPDVFVAGDLLWYPVEGDNKTRQAPDAMVAIGRPKGHRGSYRQWEEDNIAPQVVFEILSPGNRLAEMNRKFKFYERYGVEEYYIYDPERLDLAGWRRGESELKMIEEMSGWVSPRLQIRFEFPPTGLELYYPDGRRFLTSVELHQQAEAAQRKAQESEERARRAEEELAEEKLRSQRLAEQLKRLGIDPDSQV, encoded by the coding sequence ATGGTTCAACAAGTTTCCCCAACCGTAATTTATCCAGACAGTGACGGACAGCCGATGGCAGAAAATACCCAGCAATTCCAGTGGATTGTGGTAATTAAAGAAAACTTAGAAATTTTGTTCGCCAATCGGCCTGATGTGTTCGTGGCGGGAGATTTACTCTGGTATCCGGTGGAAGGAGATAATAAAACCCGTCAAGCCCCCGATGCCATGGTAGCCATAGGCAGGCCGAAAGGTCATCGAGGTTCCTATCGGCAGTGGGAGGAAGATAATATAGCGCCCCAGGTGGTGTTTGAAATTCTCTCACCGGGGAATCGTTTGGCGGAGATGAACCGGAAATTTAAGTTTTATGAGCGTTATGGGGTGGAAGAATATTATATATATGACCCGGAGCGTTTGGATTTGGCGGGATGGCGGCGTGGTGAGAGTGAGTTAAAAATGATTGAGGAAATGTCTGGTTGGGTGAGTCCTCGCCTCCAGATTCGCTTTGAATTTCCGCCCACGGGTTTAGAGTTATATTATCCCGATGGTCGTCGTTTTTTGACTTCTGTAGAGTTACACCAACAAGCGGAAGCGGCACAGCGAAAAGCCCAAGAGTCAGAAGAACGGGCGCGGCGGGCGGAAGAAGAATTAGCCGAGGAAAAATTGCGATCGCAACGTCTCGCCGAACAGCTAAAACGCTTAGGCATTGACCCTGATTCACAGGTATAA
- a CDS encoding peptidase domain protein, whose translation MAQTGSVNNLVSIGSSSSRENLNVALYNTEGVLIDTSVINDWEGISLEGLAAGTYHVQVYGDEGAIIPFYSLSITAPWDMSPDRFEPNDSIETATDLGLLSQGNSWDNLSIHPGDSDWFKFDISQTGRDYNSVSISSFYSGENLNIALYDGEGVLIGTSVINDWRGISLEGLEAGTYHVQVYGDEGVIRPLYSLYINPPINITPDEFEPNDSIETATDLGLLSEWNSWRGLSIHAGDSDWFKFEIPQTASPIHYVSVNSWYFNEHLSFALYNADGVLINSSISSDLDGISLGGLAAGTYHVQVYGNDDAISPEYNLYIMAPFTVISSDESEPNDSIQNSNNSITQPFPNQWFGSDGDDVIMGSDSDETLLGFEGDDYLDGQQGNNTLFGGQGNDTLVGGSGRDALLGNKDDDILFGGSSGDTLYGGQGHDTLVAGEGNSLLFGDKGNDILYGGSEGIDTLNGGEGNDTFVMLPGEGYTVVADWEMNQDVMVLLGNATNYRIGDLPLGFTNATAIYQIGETDKIVGIIEGVTSLNLEDSSIFRFVEGVGSLA comes from the coding sequence ATGGCTCAAACCGGAAGTGTGAATAATTTAGTATCAATTGGTTCTTCATCCTCTCGTGAAAACCTAAATGTTGCTCTCTACAATACTGAGGGAGTCTTGATTGACACTTCCGTAATCAATGATTGGGAGGGGATTAGCTTAGAGGGACTAGCAGCCGGAACTTATCATGTTCAGGTTTATGGAGATGAGGGAGCAATTATACCTTTTTATAGCCTGTCTATCACTGCTCCCTGGGATATGAGTCCAGATAGATTTGAACCCAATGATAGTATCGAAACTGCCACAGATTTAGGCTTATTATCCCAGGGAAATTCTTGGGATAATCTCAGTATTCATCCTGGAGACTCAGATTGGTTCAAATTTGATATATCTCAAACCGGAAGAGATTATAATTCCGTATCAATTAGTTCCTTTTACTCTGGCGAAAACCTAAATATTGCCCTCTATGATGGTGAGGGAGTCTTGATTGGCACTTCTGTTATTAATGATTGGCGGGGGATTAGCTTAGAGGGATTAGAAGCCGGAACTTATCATGTTCAAGTTTATGGAGATGAGGGAGTCATTAGACCTTTATATAGCCTCTATATCAATCCTCCTATCAATATAACACCAGATGAATTTGAACCCAATGATAGTATCGAAACTGCCACCGATTTAGGCTTGCTATCTGAATGGAATTCTTGGCGTGGTCTTAGTATTCATGCTGGAGACTCAGACTGGTTCAAATTTGAAATCCCTCAAACTGCAAGTCCGATTCATTATGTATCGGTGAATTCCTGGTACTTTAATGAACACCTAAGTTTTGCTTTGTATAATGCAGATGGAGTCTTGATAAACTCTTCAATTAGTAGTGATTTGGATGGGATTAGTTTAGGGGGACTAGCAGCGGGAACTTATCATGTTCAGGTTTATGGCAATGATGACGCTATTAGTCCCGAATATAACCTCTATATTATGGCTCCTTTTACTGTCATCTCATCTGATGAATCAGAACCTAATGATAGTATCCAAAATTCTAATAACTCGATTACTCAACCTTTCCCTAATCAGTGGTTTGGTAGTGATGGGGATGATGTGATTATGGGTAGTGATTCTGATGAAACTTTACTAGGTTTTGAAGGGGATGACTACCTCGATGGACAGCAAGGAAATAATACCCTATTTGGGGGTCAGGGAAATGATACTTTAGTTGGGGGTTCCGGTCGTGACGCTTTGTTGGGAAATAAGGATGATGATATCCTGTTTGGTGGTAGCTCTGGTGATACTCTCTATGGCGGTCAAGGTCATGATACTCTAGTGGCGGGTGAGGGTAATTCTCTGTTGTTTGGTGATAAGGGGAATGATATCTTGTATGGGGGTTCCGAGGGAATTGATACGTTGAATGGGGGAGAGGGAAATGATACTTTTGTGATGCTTCCCGGTGAGGGTTATACTGTGGTGGCTGATTGGGAGATGAATCAAGATGTGATGGTTTTGTTGGGTAATGCTACTAACTATCGCATAGGGGATTTACCCCTGGGATTTACTAATGCTACTGCTATTTACCAAATTGGCGAGACTGATAAAATTGTCGGTATTATTGAGGGTGTGACGAGTTTGAACTTGGAAGATAGTAGTATCTTTCGGTTTGTGGAGGGGGTCGGGAGTCTGGCTTGA
- a CDS encoding M20 family metallopeptidase produces MSKHQNSILTEIKDLTNSLYPRLVEIRRHIHAHPELSGQEYQTSAYIAGVLSSCGLHIQEAVGKTGVVGELKGTGNHHQWLAIRTDMDALPIQELTNLEYASRHPGVMHACGHDVHTTVGLGTAMVLSRLQDSLPGAVRFLFQPAEEIARGSTWMVEDGVMNDVISIFGLHVFPTITAGCIGIRVGALTAAADDLELTILGESGHGARPHEAIDAIWIAAQVITTLQQAISRTHNPLRPVVLTIGQITGGRASNVIADQVKLLGTVRSLHQSTYETLPAWIENIVANVCQTYGAKYQMNYRRGVPSVQNDPALTQLIEASVREAWGNESVEILPEPSLGAEDFSVYLNYAPGAMFRLGIGQPDQPNYPLHHPKFQVDESAIKTGVVTLAYSAYQFWQKRCQ; encoded by the coding sequence ATGAGTAAACATCAAAACTCCATCCTCACTGAAATCAAAGACCTCACCAATTCCCTATATCCCCGTTTAGTAGAAATTCGTCGTCACATTCATGCACACCCAGAACTTAGCGGTCAAGAATATCAAACCTCTGCATATATAGCGGGGGTATTATCTTCCTGTGGGTTGCACATTCAAGAAGCGGTAGGAAAAACCGGAGTAGTAGGGGAATTAAAAGGAACTGGTAACCATCATCAATGGTTAGCAATTCGTACTGATATGGATGCCCTCCCTATTCAAGAATTAACTAACCTAGAATATGCCTCTCGTCATCCCGGCGTAATGCACGCTTGTGGGCATGATGTACATACTACGGTAGGATTAGGTACAGCGATGGTTTTATCACGCCTACAGGACTCGCTACCGGGGGCTGTGCGATTCTTATTTCAACCGGCTGAAGAAATCGCTAGGGGTTCCACTTGGATGGTAGAAGATGGGGTAATGAATGACGTTATATCTATCTTTGGATTGCACGTTTTTCCGACTATTACGGCGGGGTGTATTGGCATTAGAGTAGGGGCATTAACAGCGGCGGCGGATGATTTGGAATTGACTATTTTGGGAGAGTCTGGACATGGTGCGCGTCCCCATGAAGCCATTGATGCAATTTGGATCGCCGCCCAAGTAATTACGACTCTACAACAGGCAATTAGTCGCACTCATAACCCCCTTAGACCAGTGGTATTAACTATTGGTCAAATTACTGGCGGACGTGCTTCTAATGTGATTGCGGATCAGGTAAAATTATTGGGAACAGTGCGATCGCTTCATCAATCAACCTATGAAACTTTACCAGCATGGATAGAGAATATAGTAGCTAATGTTTGTCAAACCTATGGGGCTAAGTATCAAATGAACTATCGCCGGGGTGTTCCCAGTGTGCAGAATGATCCAGCCTTAACTCAATTAATCGAAGCCTCAGTTAGGGAAGCCTGGGGAAATGAAAGTGTAGAAATTCTCCCGGAACCTTCTCTGGGTGCGGAAGATTTTTCGGTGTATTTAAATTATGCACCGGGCGCAATGTTTCGCCTAGGAATAGGACAACCAGACCAACCCAATTATCCCCTACATCACCCTAAGTTTCAGGTAGATGAATCAGCAATTAAAACCGGAGTAGTTACCCTAGCTTATTCAGCTTATCAGTTTTGGCAAAAGCGTTGTCAATAA
- a CDS encoding FmdB family zinc ribbon protein, whose product MPLYEFRCANCGEFETWQTLAEVGTPVACPQCQNQSEKIFSPPNINLNSRGLSLRRGESKEPKLVKSDRQPSSPRYKQSRCDRPWMIGHG is encoded by the coding sequence ATGCCACTGTATGAATTTCGTTGTGCTAATTGCGGAGAGTTTGAAACATGGCAGACTTTGGCGGAGGTGGGAACTCCGGTTGCCTGTCCTCAATGCCAAAATCAGAGTGAAAAAATCTTTTCGCCGCCCAATATTAATTTGAATTCGAGGGGGTTAAGTTTGCGACGGGGAGAAAGTAAAGAACCCAAATTGGTGAAAAGCGATCGCCAACCATCATCTCCCCGATATAAACAAAGTAGGTGCGATCGCCCTTGGATGATAGGTCACGGTTGA
- a CDS encoding Uma2 family endonuclease — MVQQVSPTVIYPDSDGQPMAENTQQFQWIVVIKENLEILFANRPDVFVAGDLLWYPVEGDNKTRQAPDAMVAIGRPKGHRGSYRQWEEDNIAPQVVFEILSPGNRLAEMNRKFKFYERYGVEEYYIYDPERLDLAGWRRGESELKMIEEMSGWVSPRLQIRFEFPPTGLELYYPDGRRFLTSVELHQQAEAAQQQAEAAQQQAQAAQRQAEAAQRQAEAAQRQAEAAQQQAQESEQLARRAEEELAEEKLRSQRLAEQLKRLGIDPDSAS; from the coding sequence ATGGTTCAACAAGTTTCCCCAACCGTAATTTATCCAGACAGTGACGGACAGCCGATGGCAGAAAATACCCAGCAATTCCAGTGGATTGTGGTAATTAAAGAAAACTTAGAAATTTTGTTCGCCAATCGGCCTGATGTGTTCGTGGCGGGAGATTTACTCTGGTATCCGGTGGAAGGAGATAATAAAACCCGTCAAGCCCCCGATGCTATGGTAGCCATAGGCAGGCCGAAAGGTCATCGAGGTTCCTATCGGCAGTGGGAGGAAGATAATATAGCGCCCCAGGTGGTGTTTGAAATTCTCTCACCGGGGAATCGTTTGGCGGAGATGAACCGGAAATTTAAGTTTTATGAGCGTTATGGGGTGGAAGAATATTATATATATGACCCGGAGCGTTTGGATTTGGCGGGATGGCGGCGTGGTGAGAGTGAGTTAAAAATGATTGAGGAAATGTCTGGTTGGGTGAGTCCTCGCCTCCAGATTCGCTTTGAATTTCCGCCCACGGGTTTAGAGTTATATTATCCCGATGGTCGTCGTTTTTTGACTTCTGTAGAGTTACACCAACAAGCGGAAGCGGCACAGCAACAAGCGGAAGCGGCACAGCAGCAAGCCCAAGCAGCACAGCGACAGGCGGAAGCAGCACAGCGACAGGCGGAAGCAGCACAGCGACAGGCGGAAGCAGCACAGCAGCAAGCTCAAGAGTCAGAACAACTGGCGCGGCGGGCGGAAGAAGAATTAGCCGAGGAAAAATTGCGATCGCAACGTCTCGCCGAACAGCTAAAACGCTTAGGCATTGACCCCGATTCAGCTTCCTGA